The segment CCCCGTCTTCCAGGGAGATCCACGGGAAGGGTTGGCGGCCGTTCCCCAACGGTCCGCCCAACCCCGCCCGGAACACGGGCAGGACCCGTTTCAGCATCCCGCCTGCCGGGGAAAGGACCACCCCGAAGCGAAGGAAGACGGTCCGAATCCCCGCGGCGGAAGCGGGTGCCGCCGCCGCCTCCCATGCCCGGCAGACCTCCGCCAGGAAACCTTCGCCCGGCGGGGACGCTTCCGTCACGGTCTCCCCCGGTTTCGTGTTCCCGTAGAACCCCGCGGCGGACGCGCAGAGCAATGCCTTTGGCGGGTGCGAAAGGCCCGCAAGGGCCTTGCAGAGGAGGTCCGTACCCCGGGTGCGGCTCTCCCGGATGGCCCGACGACGGGCGGCCGTCCAGCGGCCGTCGGCGATCCCGGCGCCCGCCAGGTGGACGACGGCGTCGAACCCTTCCAGCTCCCGAGGGTCCAGGCGCCCCCGCTCCGGGTCCCAGGAGACGGCGGTCCCGCCCTCTCCGCCCCCTGCCGGGGGCTTTCGCGACAGGGAGAACACCCCGTGCCCGGCTTCCCGCAAGGCGGTCGTCAAGGCCCGGCCGACAAGACCGGACGCGCCGCTCACCACGATCCTGGCCATTCACTCCTCCAAAGAACTCCGACGGTTCCCTCCGAATCCGATGCCGGCCGACCGGCCCGGGTTTCACCTCCCGCCCCCCGGCCGGATGCAACCAGAACCAATAATATCTCTGATTTCAATAATATCATCATACAATTCGGAAATTACGCGGCCGCAAAACGACCGGACCCATCAAACCACAAAGAACGCAAAGACACGCAAAGAAGGTCCGAACTCCTGGATTTCAATAGATCTTGAAGGCCTATCATTCTTTGCGTTCTATGCGCTCTTTGTGGCTGAGTGGACGTATTGCGGTGCTGGCAGAAAGAGCCGGTTGCGAAAGGCGGTTTCGGGTTGAACGGACGGCATCAATGCCGCCCAGCGCTATCGACATCGCGCCCCAAGCGGGGCTGGGGACGGGTGGTTTCAGGGTTTTCTGCCGACATTGCGCCCCCTGGCGGGGCGGGGACGCACAGGGTCTCGGTTCCCGGCCCCGGGGACATCGACGTCACCGGCCGCCGACGAGGGTCAAAGGCGTTGCCGTCGCCCCGGAAATGTGATAGCTTGGAGGCTTGACACACGAAAGAGGCGGCCCCTTCCGCCGGACCACCACAGGAGCAAGGACATGACGGAATTCACCCCCATCGTCGCCCCGCGCGGGAACCCGATGAGCTGCAAGGGCTGGCTCCAGGAAGCCGCCTACCGGATGATCCAGAACAACCTCGACAGCGAGGTGGCCGAGCGGCCCGCCGACCTCGTGGTGTACGGCGGGATCGGGAAGGCCGCCCGGAACTGGGACTGCTACCGGGCCATCCTGCGATCCCTTCAGGCCCTGGAGAACGACGAGACGCTCCTGGTCCAGTCGGGGAAGCCGGTGGGCGTCCTGCGGACCCACGAGATGGCCCCCCGCGTCCTCATTGCCAACTCCAACCTGGTGGGGAACTGGGCCAACTGGGAGGAGTTCCGGCGGCTCGACAAGCTCGGGTTGATGATGTACGGGCAGATGACGGCCGGCAGCTGGATCTACATCGGAACCCAGGGGATCCTCCAGGGTACCTTCGAGACCTTCGCGGCGGTGGGCCGGCAGCACTTCGGCGGCGACCTGGCCGGCAAGTTCCTGCTCACCGGCGGTTGCGGCGGCATGGGCGGCGCCCAGCCCCTGGCCGCCGTCATGGCGGGCGCCGCCTGCCTGGTGGTGGAGGTGGACCCCTCCCGCATCCACAAACGCCTGGAGACCGGATACATCGACCGGATCTCCCACCGCCTGGACGAGGCCCTCGCCTGGATCGACGCGGCGAAGGAGCGCCGGGAGCCCCTGAGCGTCGGCCTGGTGGGGAACTGCGCCGAGGTCCTGCCCGAACTGGTCTCCCGGGGCGTCACCCCCGACGTTCTCACCGACCAGACCAGCGCCCACGACCCGCTGAACGGGTACATCCCCGCCGGGTTCTCGCTGGAGCAGGCCGCCGAACTGCGCGCCGCGGACCCCGACGAGTACATCCGCCGCGCCGTCGACTCCATGGGGGTTCACGTCCAGGCCATGCTGGAGATGATGCGGCGCGGCGCCGTCACCTTCGACTACGGCAACAACATCCGCGCCCAGGCCCTCAAGGCGGGCGTCACGGATGCCATGGGCTTCCCGGGTTTCGTCCCGGCCTACATCCGCCCGCTCTTCTGCGAGGGGAAGGGGCCGTTCCGCTGGGTGGCGCTCAGCGGCGACCCCCGCGACATCGCCGTCACCGACGACGCGGTGCTGCGCATCTTCCCGGAGAACGAGTCCCTGGCCCGGTGGATCCGCCTGGCCCGTGAAAAGGTACACTTCCAGGGCCTCCCCGCCCGGATCTGCTGGCTGGGCTACGGGGAGAGGGACAAGATGGGCCTGGAGTTCAACCGGCTGGTCCGGGACGGCAAGATCAGCGCCCCCGTCGTCATCGGCCGCGACCACCTGGACTGCGGGTCGGTGGCCTCCCCCTTCCGCGAGACCGAGGCGATGAAGGACACCACGGACGCCGTGGCCGACTGGCCGATCCTCAACGCCCTGGTGAACGCCGTCTCGGGGGCGGCCTGGGTGTCCTTCCACCACGGCGGCGGGGTCGGGATGGGGTACTCCCTGCACGCCGGCCAGGTCACCGTGGCCGACGGCTCGGCCCAGGCCGAACTTCGGCTGAGCCGGGTGCTGACCAACGACCCGGGCATGGGCGTGCTGCGGCACGTGGACGCCGGCTACGAACTGGCCGAACAGACGGCGGACCGTTACGGGGTCAAGGTCCCCATGCGGGGCTGAACCCCGGCGGCCGCAAGGGAGGCGGGTCTCGGCATGTCCGAAAAGGGCGAGAAACACTCTGACGCCGTGCTGGCGATCCTTTCGAAGGGATTCCCGAGGGGATTCTGGAAGAATGCCTTCGCCGGCCTCGACCTCACCCCGGGGGAGAACATCCTGGACCTCGGCGCCGGCCGCGGGACCCGCACCGCGGTCATGGCCTCCCGGGTCGGGCCCCAGGGGAAAGTGACGGGCATCGAGATCTCCCCCGCCTTCCGGGGGGACTTCCTCAAACTGGCCGGGCGCTTTCCCAACATGAGCCTCAAGATGGCCCGGATCGACGGGCAGTTCTCTTTCCCGGAGCCCTTCGACCGGGTCACGCTGTTCTTCTCGCTTCACCGCTTCGAACAGCACCAGCGGATCCTCATCCTGCAGAACGCCTACGAGTGCCTGAGGCCCAACGGCAGGCTGAGCATCCTCGACTGGAACGAGATGCGGTTCTCTGCGGCGCCCCGGATCCTCCGGAGCGTCCTGAAACGCTTCGAATGCCCCCAGGCCATCGACTTCATGGAACGGGAGTGGAAGGAGGTCCTCGGGGCCTACCGGTTCCGTGACTTCCGGGAGATCTTCTTCTTCAACGGCCGGGTCCGGCTGCTCCAGGCCGCCAGGACCTAGAGGCAGGCAGGTCATGAAAAACGAACTCCTCGTTCTCCTCGTCGTCTTTCTCTTCATCGCCCTGATCTTCTGGATCACCGCGTTCTGCCTGCTCTTCTTCCCGTCCCTGAAGGCCCCCTTCGACCTCATGTTCGGGGGCTTCCCCGTCTACGGCTCCATCTCCGCCCGACCCGCCCTGTATTTCCTCGGCTTCACCCTGATCAACGCCGTCCTCCTGTACGGCCTGTACCGGATGTTCAAGGCCCGGACGGCCGCCGCTCACGTCCCCACCCGGGAGCTCGCCGAGTACTACCTCCACAAGGGGAAGGAGGACAAGGCCATCGCGATCTACGCCGCCCTGGAGATGTGGCCGGAGGTGGCGGACCTTCGGGTGAAACGCCGGGAGTACGCCCTGGCCGTGGAGGCCTGCAACCGCATGGGTGAGGCCGGCCTGCAGCGCACGGCCGAGCTTTACGAGCTGATGGGCGACGCGAACCGCGCCCGGGTGTCGGCGTCGGAGACCGGGAAATTCTTCCTGAACAGGCAGGACTGGGAGAAGGCGGCCAAGATGCTCTTCAAGGCCGGGGAGAAGGACAAGGCCCTGCTCTGCCTCGAGAAGGACATCGAGTTCTCCAAGAAGTCCCTCAACCCCGACCAGTGGAAGGAGAAGGTGCGCCGGGCCGTGGAGGTGGCCGCCGAGCACAACGACTTCAACCGCGCGGGGCGCTACTGCGAGCTGGTGGCCGACACGCAGTCCGCCCTCGCCTACTACGAGAAGGCGCAGAACTACATCCGGGCCGCCCAGCTGCTGATCCGGGACGAGCGCTACGACGAGGCCATCGACACGCTGGACCTGATCTCCCCCGACGAGCCTGACCACGCGGAGGCCCTCGCCCTGATCGGGAAAGTCCATTTCAACCGCGAGATGTACATCGACGCCATGAAGTTCCTGGTGGACTTCTTCAAGAAGACCAAGGTCTGCGACGAGCGCCTGGAAGAGTTCTACATGATGGGCGTCACCCTGGAGAAGCTGGGCAAGCTCAAGCAGGCCCGGGACGTCTACGTCCGCATCAACTCCATGAAACCCTACTACATGAACGTGGACATGCGGATCGAGGCCATCGACCAGAAAGGGGAGGAGACGGCGTCGCTGTCAGAGATCCTGGACAAGGACATGGAGGTCAAGGACCTGGAGGCCGGCGGCGAAGCCCCGCTCCGGGTCGGTGAGCGGTACGGCGAGCTGGAGGAACTCGGCCGCGGCGGGGCGGGGGTGGTTTACCGGGCCATGGACCGGCTCCTCGACCGCCCGGTGGCCCTCAAGCAGCTTCCCGAAGCCGTGGCGGACGACCCCGGGCGCCTCCAGGCCTTCTTCAAGGAGGCGAAGGCCATCGCCAAGCTGAACCACCCCAACATCGTCGGCATCTACGACATCCTCAAGGTGGGGAGCTTCTATTACCTGGTCATGGAGTTCGTCAAGGGCGTCAGCGTGGAGAAACTGGTGGCCGGGAAGTGCCCCGCCTCCATCCGGCTCTCCCTCCACATCGCCCGGCACACGCTGCAGGCGCTGGGGTTCGCCCACCGCAACCACGTGGTCCACCAGGACATCAAGCCCGCCAACATCATGCTGACCGACGACAAGATCGTCAAGCTCATGGACTTCGGCATCGCCTCCATGAAGGACGAGCTGCCCGACCACTCCGTGGACATCGTCATGGGCACCCCCAAGTACATCTCCCCCGAACAGCTCCAGGGGAGACCCGCGGACGAGCGGAGCGACATCTACTCCTTCGGGATCACCTTCTACGAAATGCTCACCGGCGTGCTCCCCTACCCCGACGAGGGCATCCTCCGCCACCACCTGGTGACCCCTGCCGTGCCGCCCCGGGTCCACGTGCGGGAGATCCCCGAGGACCTGGAGACCATCGTCCTCAAGTGCCTGGCCAAGAAACCCGAGGAACGTTACCAGTCCGTCCCCGAACTGCTGGACGACCTCAAGGACCTGATCCGAAAGATCGAAACGAAGCGATGAGCGGCCATGAAATCATTCCGTGAAGAGATCCTCATGAACATCCCCACCCGGGCGGCCCTGGTGAACATCACCCCGCGGGTCGAGGACTGCCTGGCCCGCAGCGGCATCCGGGAAGGGCTCTGCCTGGTGAACGCCATGCACATCACGGCCTCCGTCTTCATCAACGACGACGAGCGGGGGCTTCACCAGGACTACCTCGACTGGCTGGAGGACCTGGCCCCCCACGCCCCCGTCTCCCGGTACCGCCACAACCGGACCGGCGAAGACAACGGCGACGCCCACCTCAAGCGCCAGGTGATGGGGCGGGAGGTCGTGGTGGCCGTCACGGGTGGGAAGCTCGACTTCGGCCCCTGGGAGCAGATTTTCTACGGGGAATTCGACGGGTGCCGCTCCAAGCGCATCCTGGTCAAAATCATCGGGGATTGATCGTGAGAGTCTTCCTGGCCGCCTGCGTCCTGGCGATGATCGTCCCGGTTCTCCCGGCCGCGTCCTGGCAGGGGAACCCCTCGCGATGCGAGCTGAAGGGCCGGGTCCGGAGCCTCACCGGGGAGCCCGTCGACCAGGCCGAGGTGCAGCTTTACAACGAGCTGTGGCAGGGCAAGCCGCTCCGGACCGCGCGATCGGACTCCCGGGGCCAGTTCGGCCTCGCCGGCGTCCCCGCAGGGAAGTACATCCTCCGGGTCGTGAAAAGCGGCCTCGAACCGGTGGCGTACAAGGTGACGGTGAGCGTCGGCATGCCCCCGCTCACCGTCACGATGAAAGCCGCCGAACCGGAGCCGTCCGGCGACGCCTGGAGCGTGAATTCCGTCCTCCGCTCCAAGGGGGACGGGAAGGGGCCCGGGACAACCGCCGGCCCCCGGACGGACGCCGGGACCGGTCCCGGTTCGGCGGCATCCCGCGGCAAGGTTGACGCGCCTTCCGAGTTCAGCCCCGGGAAGTCCGCTTCGTCGGCGGGCCTGGCCACCGTCTTCGGCAAGCCGGACACCCTTCTCACCGTCGTGGAGCCGTCCGGAAAACTGTCCCGGTTCGTGGTCACCGGGGTGTACTCCCCCGGAAGGGGCGACCGGGTTGTTTTCCGGGATCTCGGTCGCGCCCGGTCCCCGGCGACGGGCGAGCCCGACGCCGGGGCGCCCGCCTCGGGGGCGGGGGACGGTGCGCCGGTCATCCAGCACTCCGGGGTGACGGCCCCCGCGGTGACCGCCCGTGTCCTGGACGCCCTGAACCCCATCCGTAGCATCAACGCCGGGATCCAGGAACACTTCCACATCAACGGTCCCCTCTCCATGGTCTACGCTTTCGATTTCTTCCGGGGCGACTCCGTGAAGCGGGAGGTTTCCGTCAACCCCCGTTTCCAGGTCCTCTTCGAGCCCTCCGAGACCCCGACCTTCCGCTTCGGCGCCGTGGGCGGCGGCACGGGGGTCCCCAAGCCCGACGCCCCATTTTCAAGCTCGCTCAGCACCTTCTCCGGCGGTACCTTCCCGGTGCCGCCCCCGGCGGCCGCGGGCACGCGTTTCGCCTCCGGCCCCGACCTGCCGTCCGGCCCCATGGAAACCCGCCGCTTCCGGGCGTTCCTGGACGAGATCGCCACCTCGGGGCGCCCTTTCGTGGCCATCCTCAAGCGGCCCGGGAAGAGCGATTTCCAGTTTTCGGGGCCTGCCGCCGCCCGGGAGACCGGGCCCGGCATCCTTCGCTTCGACCTGTCACGGCAGTGGGCCCGGGCCCTCCCCTCCTCGGTGGTCTACGTGTACGACCTGAACAGCACCCCCGCCCCCGCGCCCCTCGCAGAGCCGGAGGCCCCCACCGAAGCCCTCCGCCGGAGTTTTTTCAGCGCCTTCTCCAGTGCCATGAACGCCCGCCTCCCCGAGGCCCCGTCCGGAAACGCCCCCGGTTCGGCCGCGTTCGCGCCCCGGGAGGCCCCGTCCTTCAGACCCATCGAACCGCTCTCCACCCTCAAGGCCCCGGGAGACCGGTCCTTCGGGCTCTTCCTTCGGGAAGCCACCCCCCTGAACGAACAGAACTTCGGTCAGTGGGACTCCATCTTCGACATGCGAATGCTGCTGGCTTACGGGGTCAAGGCCTGGGAAACACCCTCCGGGGACCTGATCCTGGTGTACTCCCCCCGCGAAGGCCGCTGAGCGTCGGAGGGTCGGGTCAGGGCTCGAAGGAGAGGGATGGAGGGGCGAGGAGGTCCGTCCCCGTCAGTTCGGCGTCGTCGGGCTTGTAGTTGATGAGCACCGCCCGTTTGTTGACTTCGCCCAGGAGGGTCTCGAGGAAGACCTGGAAACGGTGGAGGACGTCCGACATCTCGGACCGCCCGGAAGCGATGATGATCTCCTCCATGAATTTTTCGTAGTCGTCCCAGTCCCGGTACATCAGGTACTTCAGGGAGAGGTCCCTGAACCGCGCCAGGTAGTCGATGAGGCGCGTGAGGTCCTCGTTGTCGGCGTTCTCCCGGTAGGTGTGGATGAAGTGGATGATGCCCTTGAGGTCCTCCCGGAGCTTGAGGGACTCCTTCAGGCGGGTGGTGAGGTTCTGGAAGATGTCGCCGCCGTCGAAGGAGGTGTCGAAGGCCTGCGCGATCTGGACGATGGCGTTCTGCAGGCAGTCCCGGATCAGGCCGTGGCTGTTCTCCACCTTGACGAAGATCTGCTGGGCCTGCCGCTGGTAGACCAGGCCGACCAGTTCGTGGTTGTAAACCTTCTTCATCTCCATCCGCAGGGCGTAGAGGATGGCGTCGATCCGCTCCTTGAGGCCCGGCGAGAGGTTGGGGTTGTCGATGACCTTGCTCTCGAGGAAGTCCGCGAGGAGGTTAAGTTCCGAGCGGATCAGCACGAAGATCATGATGGAGTTTTTCAGCGGGCGGTCCAGCTTGAGGTCCACCTCGATGAACTTCAGGTAGTTGAGGAGCCGGAACAGCTCCAGGAAGACCTTGGCCACGTGCTGCCGGAGCTGGTCGCTCTGGATGTTCTTCACGATCAGGGCCAGGCGCTTGTTCTGGATCTTGTCGTAGTGGGGCTTGAACTTGAAGTTGATGAGGAGTTCGATGAACTTGCACCGCTTGATCTCGCGGATCAGGATGCGGCCGATGGAGGTGAAGGACTGGTAGGAGACGTGGGAGCCCTTGCAGATGTCCGTGATGATGGTGCGGATGTCCGAGAGCGAGTCGAGGAGGAGGGTGACGCTGTCCTCCGGCGACGGTTGCTCCATGAGCTTCTCCAGGAAGGAGTCCAGGACGAAGTCCCGCTTGAGCTCGTTCTCGATGTAGCGCTCGAAGAGGATGAGGTTGTGCCGTTCCCGGGTCAGGATCTCGGTGCAGAGGAAGCTCATGCGCACCGAGACGTTCTGGACCACCCAGAGTTCTTCCGTGAAGTCCTTGTTCAGGATCTCGCTGATCTCGTAGTCCGAGAGGGGGTGGTTCTTGACGCGGAAGAAGCGTTCAAAGGAGTTGATCCACATCTCCAGCTCGAACAAATACTCCGACTTCTTCTCCCGGGCCAGGCTGTCGAGCCAGTCCTTCAGGGAGGCGGAGAAGGGGGTCCTGACGCGGTCGGCCAGGTTCGGCGCCAGCTCCACGTAGTCGCTGATGGGTGTGACAATTTCGTTTTCCTTCATGAGGCTCACCCCCTGATACGTTGACTTATAACACAGCCGGAAGGGTGTTTCAAGGGCCTGAGTCCCCGCGGGGAATCGAAATCCTTGCGAATCGGTCGACGGAATGGTAACCTGCGTAACGACCGGATGAACGCTGATTTCAGCCGGCCCCGCGGCGCCCGGCGGACGGGCGGGCCGGGTCGGGAGAGGCGCCCCGCGTGAACGGATTCATCCTCGGACTGGCCAACGGCGCGACGTGCGTGGGGTATTGCGCGCCCGTGCTTGTTCCCTGGCTGCTGTCCGGGGGCGGCAAGGTGCTCTGGAACGCCCTGGCGCTGGCCGGCTTCCTGGGCGGGCGGCTGCTGGGCTACCTGCTCTTCGCTGCCGTCGCCTGGTGGGTGAAAGGGTTCGTGACCCTTCGGGGGCTCGGGGCCCCCTGGGTCCTGGGGGTCGTCAATTTGGCCCTCGCGGGGGCGCTGATCGTGTACGGCCTGAGAAAGCCCCGCCCGAGATGCGCGGCGGAGGGCGCCCTGAAACGGCTTCCGCCGGGGTCGGCGCGGGCCGTGTGGTTTCCCGCCCTGCTCGGCCTCCTCACTGGGTTCAACTTCTGCCCGCCCTTCTTCGCGGCCGCGGCGGAAGCGGTCCAGACCGGGAGCCTGGCCGGTTGCCTCCTCTTCTTCCTGGCGTTCTTCGCCGGGACCTCGGTGTTCTTCGTGCCCCTCCCCTTCGTGGGCGCCCTCAGCCGTTTCGAGGGCGCCCGGATGGTGGGGGGGCTGGCGGCGCTCCTGGTGGGTCTTTACTACCTCTACCGCGGAGCGATTCTCGTGATCGGAGGTCTCATCGTCTATGGACAAAGCCCTCGCTGAGAGCGCGCCGGCCCGGGGCAAGCCCCTCGGGGTCAGCCTGCTGCTGGCTTCCCTGATGTTCCTTCTCTCCGCGTTCATGTTCGTCGGCCCGCGGCTCTCGCCGGACGGCCGGCTCAACCTCCGGCCGAACGAGGCCATCGCGATGGGGATCACCCTGGTCACGGCCGCCGTGCTGTTCTTCCGGATGATCCGCACCGGGCGCACGGACCGCTACCGGGCGATCTTCTTCGTCGCCTTCGCGGTCCTTTTCGTCGTCGAGTTCACGGCCCAGTTGGTCGAACTGAGGGGGACCACCGAGCTGTCCCGCACGGAGATGATGGAGGGGCGCACGCCGTTCTGCCACATCGTCATCCCCCAGACCCTCATCCCGGCCGCCCTCACCCGGACCATCATCTTCCCGGGCAGCATGCTGGAGGGTTTCGCGGCCGTGGGCTCGATGCTGGTGCTGTGGATCGTCGTCACGCTGGCCCTGGGCCGAGGCTGGTGCGCCTGGGGGTGCTTCTACGGCGGGATGGACGACGGTTTTTCCCGGCTGCGGAAACGCCCGGTGATCCGAAAGATCGACCGGCGGTGGCGCTACCTCCCCTTCGCGCTGCTCCTGGTGGTGGCCCTCTGGGCGGCCCTGTCGCTCTCCCCCGTCTACTGCGAGTGGCTGTGCCCCTTCAAGGCCGTCACCGAGCACGAGGCCGTCACCAGCACCCTGCTGCTGGTCCAGACCGTGGTCTTCGTGGCCCTCTTCCTCGGCCTGGTGGTGATCCTCCCCTGGCTGAGCCGCAAGCGGGTCCAGTGCGGTCTCTTCTGCCCCTTCGGCGCCTTCCAGTCCGCGGGGAACTGGGTGGACCCCGTCAACGTCCGCATCGACCGCGAGAAGTGCGTCGACTGCGGCCGCTGCGCCCGGGCCTGCCCCACCTTCTCCCTGGACACCGAGAGCATCAGCGCCGGCAAGGCCCGCCTCACCTGCGTCAAGTGCGGCAAGTGCATGGACGAGTGCCCCAGGGGCGCCATCTCCTACCACGTCAAGGGGACCCCGCCCGGCTCGCGGCCCTTCCTCGCCCGCCTCCTTTTCGTCTTCCCCGCCTTCTTCTTCCTGGTGGTCATCGGCGGCGGGAGCATCATGAACGGCCTGTCCCGAATCCTCCTGTTCCTCCAGACCGGCCGGATGATCCACTGAGGAGGGATGCGCCATGATCAAGATCAAACCGGTTGTCGGCTACGCCTGGGCCGCCCTGATGCTGCCGATCCTCCTGTTCATGTTCTTCAACTTCCGGACGCTGCCGAAGGCCCTCGTGGACGGCACGGGGCTGAAGATCAACCCCTGGTACAGCGGCGGCGAGGTGCTCCGGACGGTGCCGCACCCGGAAACGGTGCTGGACACCCACATTCACCGGCCGGTCTTCGACGCCCTCGTGGGGCAGTTCTCCGAGGGTTTCGTCCAGGTGGACTGGCGGAGCCGGACGGGGTTCATGCCCCCCGTGGTGACGGAGGAGATCACGTTCGGCCCTGGCCCCGGTCCCGACTTCCGGATCGCCTTCGACACCCGGACCCTGGAGGTCAGGGAATTCAAGGCTTTCTCGCCGGCCGTCCTCGGCGTGGAAGGGGTCTACCCTCTGCACCGGGGCGCCGCGGCCCGCATCCGCCTCCGCCGGACGTCACCCTGAACAAGCCACTAATAACACTAATAAAGGGAGAGTGACGTGACGGCCAACGTGCATCTGTTCGCGATCGGGTCCGAGCTGCTCCTGCCGGGGCGCGAAGACACCAACACGGTTTATCTCCGCCGGCGGCTCCGGGAGCTGGGCCTTCGGGTGGACGGCATCCTCGTGGTGGGCGACGACGAGAACGCCCTCATCCAGTTCCTGGACACCGCCTCCCGGCGCTCGCGGATCGTGCTGACCACGGGCGGGCTCGGGCCCACCGAGGACGACGTCACCCGGAAGGCCCTGAACCGCTTCCTGAAGAAAACCCCACGGTACGACGAGGCGGTCCGGGCCCACATCGAGGCCTTCTTCGCCGCGCGGAAGATGAAGATGCCCGAGAGCTGCCTGAAGGAGGCCCTGGTGCCTACCGGGTGCCGGGTCCTGATGAACGACGTGGGGACCGCCCCGGGGATCTGGCTGGAGGAGCGCGGGTGCCTCTTCGTCCTGCTCCCGGGCCCCCCCCGGGAGATGAGCGCCATGTTCGAGGGCAAGGTGGTGCCCCTCCTCGCGGAGAAGTTCGGGTGCCGGAAGCTCTTTCAGAAACGGCTGAAACTGGTGGGGATCGGCGAGTCCCTGGCGGACCAGGCGGCGTCCCCCGTCTATCGGCAGTACAAGGACGTGGAGACCATCATCCTCTCCCGGCCCGGGGAGATCGAGCTGATCTTCACCCTCACGGGGGAGGGGGCCTCGCCCGACACCCTGGACAAGCTGGTGAAGGAAGTCCAGGCGGGGCCCCTGCGCCCCCACGTCTTCTCCACCGAGGGGAAAACCATGGAGGAAGTCGTCGGCGACCTGCTGAAGGCGCGGAAACTGACCCTCGGCGTGGCGGAGAGCTGCACGGGCGGGCTCCTGTCGAAGCGGCTCACCGACCTTCCGGGCAGTTCCGCCTTCTTCGTCGGCGGCGCCGTCTGCTACGACAACCGGTTGAAAACCCACCTGGCGGACGTCCCCCCGGAACTCCTGGAGGCCCGGGGCGCCGTCTCCTCCGGCGTGGCGGCCGCCATGGCCGCGGGCATCCGCCGGAAGACCGTCTCCGACGCCTCCATCGGGATCACCGGGGTCGCCGGCCCGGGGGGCGGCACGCCGGACAAGCCGGTGGGGACCGTCTACATCGCCGTCTGCCTCGGGGACAAGAGCCTGGTGAAAAAGTACCTCTTCCCGGGGGACCGGGAGCGGGTCCGGGCCCAGGCGGCCCAGACCGCCCTGGACCTGCTCCGCCGCCTCCTCACGGGCGAGGACATCCCCATCTCCGACACCAGCCCC is part of the Acidobacteriota bacterium genome and harbors:
- a CDS encoding TIGR01777 family oxidoreductase, giving the protein MARIVVSGASGLVGRALTTALREAGHGVFSLSRKPPAGGGEGGTAVSWDPERGRLDPRELEGFDAVVHLAGAGIADGRWTAARRRAIRESRTRGTDLLCKALAGLSHPPKALLCASAAGFYGNTKPGETVTEASPPGEGFLAEVCRAWEAAAAPASAAGIRTVFLRFGVVLSPAGGMLKRVLPVFRAGLGGPLGNGRQPFPWISLEDGVRVAFHCLDGGSGLEGPVNVVAPGLATNRDFTRALGRALHRPSLIRVPGWVLRLIFGTMAEELLLGGAAVIPGKLTASGFRFRFTNLDAALSTPVVQA
- the hutU gene encoding urocanate hydratase, translated to MTEFTPIVAPRGNPMSCKGWLQEAAYRMIQNNLDSEVAERPADLVVYGGIGKAARNWDCYRAILRSLQALENDETLLVQSGKPVGVLRTHEMAPRVLIANSNLVGNWANWEEFRRLDKLGLMMYGQMTAGSWIYIGTQGILQGTFETFAAVGRQHFGGDLAGKFLLTGGCGGMGGAQPLAAVMAGAACLVVEVDPSRIHKRLETGYIDRISHRLDEALAWIDAAKERREPLSVGLVGNCAEVLPELVSRGVTPDVLTDQTSAHDPLNGYIPAGFSLEQAAELRAADPDEYIRRAVDSMGVHVQAMLEMMRRGAVTFDYGNNIRAQALKAGVTDAMGFPGFVPAYIRPLFCEGKGPFRWVALSGDPRDIAVTDDAVLRIFPENESLARWIRLAREKVHFQGLPARICWLGYGERDKMGLEFNRLVRDGKISAPVVIGRDHLDCGSVASPFRETEAMKDTTDAVADWPILNALVNAVSGAAWVSFHHGGGVGMGYSLHAGQVTVADGSAQAELRLSRVLTNDPGMGVLRHVDAGYELAEQTADRYGVKVPMRG
- a CDS encoding class I SAM-dependent methyltransferase — its product is MSEKGEKHSDAVLAILSKGFPRGFWKNAFAGLDLTPGENILDLGAGRGTRTAVMASRVGPQGKVTGIEISPAFRGDFLKLAGRFPNMSLKMARIDGQFSFPEPFDRVTLFFSLHRFEQHQRILILQNAYECLRPNGRLSILDWNEMRFSAAPRILRSVLKRFECPQAIDFMEREWKEVLGAYRFRDFREIFFFNGRVRLLQAART
- a CDS encoding protein kinase, translated to MKNELLVLLVVFLFIALIFWITAFCLLFFPSLKAPFDLMFGGFPVYGSISARPALYFLGFTLINAVLLYGLYRMFKARTAAAHVPTRELAEYYLHKGKEDKAIAIYAALEMWPEVADLRVKRREYALAVEACNRMGEAGLQRTAELYELMGDANRARVSASETGKFFLNRQDWEKAAKMLFKAGEKDKALLCLEKDIEFSKKSLNPDQWKEKVRRAVEVAAEHNDFNRAGRYCELVADTQSALAYYEKAQNYIRAAQLLIRDERYDEAIDTLDLISPDEPDHAEALALIGKVHFNREMYIDAMKFLVDFFKKTKVCDERLEEFYMMGVTLEKLGKLKQARDVYVRINSMKPYYMNVDMRIEAIDQKGEETASLSEILDKDMEVKDLEAGGEAPLRVGERYGELEELGRGGAGVVYRAMDRLLDRPVALKQLPEAVADDPGRLQAFFKEAKAIAKLNHPNIVGIYDILKVGSFYYLVMEFVKGVSVEKLVAGKCPASIRLSLHIARHTLQALGFAHRNHVVHQDIKPANIMLTDDKIVKLMDFGIASMKDELPDHSVDIVMGTPKYISPEQLQGRPADERSDIYSFGITFYEMLTGVLPYPDEGILRHHLVTPAVPPRVHVREIPEDLETIVLKCLAKKPEERYQSVPELLDDLKDLIRKIETKR
- a CDS encoding secondary thiamine-phosphate synthase enzyme YjbQ — protein: MKSFREEILMNIPTRAALVNITPRVEDCLARSGIREGLCLVNAMHITASVFINDDERGLHQDYLDWLEDLAPHAPVSRYRHNRTGEDNGDAHLKRQVMGREVVVAVTGGKLDFGPWEQIFYGEFDGCRSKRILVKIIGD
- a CDS encoding carboxypeptidase regulatory-like domain-containing protein, which encodes MRVFLAACVLAMIVPVLPAASWQGNPSRCELKGRVRSLTGEPVDQAEVQLYNELWQGKPLRTARSDSRGQFGLAGVPAGKYILRVVKSGLEPVAYKVTVSVGMPPLTVTMKAAEPEPSGDAWSVNSVLRSKGDGKGPGTTAGPRTDAGTGPGSAASRGKVDAPSEFSPGKSASSAGLATVFGKPDTLLTVVEPSGKLSRFVVTGVYSPGRGDRVVFRDLGRARSPATGEPDAGAPASGAGDGAPVIQHSGVTAPAVTARVLDALNPIRSINAGIQEHFHINGPLSMVYAFDFFRGDSVKREVSVNPRFQVLFEPSETPTFRFGAVGGGTGVPKPDAPFSSSLSTFSGGTFPVPPPAAAGTRFASGPDLPSGPMETRRFRAFLDEIATSGRPFVAILKRPGKSDFQFSGPAAARETGPGILRFDLSRQWARALPSSVVYVYDLNSTPAPAPLAEPEAPTEALRRSFFSAFSSAMNARLPEAPSGNAPGSAAFAPREAPSFRPIEPLSTLKAPGDRSFGLFLREATPLNEQNFGQWDSIFDMRMLLAYGVKAWETPSGDLILVYSPREGR
- a CDS encoding sulfite exporter TauE/SafE family protein; the encoded protein is MNGFILGLANGATCVGYCAPVLVPWLLSGGGKVLWNALALAGFLGGRLLGYLLFAAVAWWVKGFVTLRGLGAPWVLGVVNLALAGALIVYGLRKPRPRCAAEGALKRLPPGSARAVWFPALLGLLTGFNFCPPFFAAAAEAVQTGSLAGCLLFFLAFFAGTSVFFVPLPFVGALSRFEGARMVGGLAALLVGLYYLYRGAILVIGGLIVYGQSPR